Proteins encoded by one window of Anaeromyxobacter diazotrophicus:
- a CDS encoding DUF1059 domain-containing protein gives MKDFHCSDAGMKCDFVARGESKDEILRQAGQHAQQAHQMTVTPELAKKVETLIHDEGSEEHRRSMAARH, from the coding sequence ATGAAGGACTTCCACTGCAGCGACGCCGGGATGAAGTGCGACTTCGTAGCCCGCGGCGAGTCGAAGGACGAGATCCTGCGCCAGGCGGGTCAGCACGCGCAGCAGGCGCACCAGATGACGGTCACGCCGGAGCTGGCGAAGAAGGTCGAGACCCTCATCCACGACGAGGGGAGCGAGGAGCACCGCCGCTCCATGGCGGCCCGGCACTAG
- a CDS encoding cytochrome b/b6 domain-containing protein — MQPAPELGHRPGRTPAGPRRPQPALIRATHWANVVLFVILAGSGLRILAAYPRLGERGQDYGWYPFQGASPPAVLTLGGWLAGARHWHFAFAWLFAANALVYAVYFFASGEWRRRLFFPRRDARNAWGTLLHDLRLRRAAPPPVGLYNGMQRLSYTGVLAAAPLLVLSGLALYKPVQLPHLTALLGGYDAARALHLLVLAALALFTVVHVVQVALHPRTLADMTLGGRPRAETRS, encoded by the coding sequence ATGCAGCCCGCTCCAGAGCTCGGGCACCGGCCGGGGCGCACCCCGGCCGGCCCCCGGCGCCCCCAGCCGGCGCTCATCCGCGCCACGCACTGGGCGAACGTCGTCCTCTTCGTCATCCTGGCGGGGAGCGGGCTCCGCATCCTGGCCGCCTACCCGCGGCTGGGCGAGCGCGGGCAGGACTACGGCTGGTACCCGTTCCAGGGGGCGAGCCCGCCCGCCGTGCTCACCCTGGGCGGCTGGCTCGCCGGCGCGCGCCACTGGCACTTCGCGTTCGCCTGGCTCTTCGCCGCGAACGCCCTCGTCTACGCGGTCTACTTCTTCGCGAGCGGGGAGTGGCGGCGCCGCCTCTTCTTCCCGCGCCGGGACGCGCGCAACGCCTGGGGGACCTTGCTCCACGACCTCCGGCTCCGGCGGGCCGCGCCGCCCCCGGTCGGGCTGTACAACGGCATGCAGCGGCTCAGCTACACCGGGGTGCTCGCCGCCGCGCCGCTGCTCGTCCTGTCCGGGCTCGCCCTCTACAAGCCGGTGCAGCTGCCGCACCTCACCGCGCTCCTCGGGGGGTACGACGCGGCGCGCGCCCTCCACCTGCTGGTGCTGGCGGCGCTGGCGCTCTTCACCGTCGTGCACGTCGTCCAGGTGGCGCTCCACCCGCGCACGCTCGCCGACATGACCCTGGGCGGCCGGCCGCGCGCGGAGACGCGCTCGTGA
- a CDS encoding molybdopterin-dependent oxidoreductase, with translation MSGSTRRRFLAGAGLAALGGLACDGRRPQAGFLGLMERANERFQRALFDPRRLAPELPEEEESDPADFPAYRIGAVYPPPPAGWALRVTGLVARPLALGLDDLRRLPAARTRVRHHCVEGWSAVASWDGVRLSEVARLAGVDPRARYVEFRSFEPGYFSSWDLESALHPQTLLAYGMNGAPLAREYGAPLRLYSAVKLGYKMVKYLAEVSFLPVRTGGYWEDQGYEWFAGV, from the coding sequence GTGAGCGGCTCGACGCGTCGGCGCTTCCTCGCCGGAGCCGGGCTGGCCGCGCTGGGCGGGCTCGCCTGCGACGGCCGGCGCCCGCAGGCGGGCTTCCTCGGCCTCATGGAGCGCGCCAACGAGCGCTTCCAGCGGGCGCTCTTCGACCCCCGGCGGCTCGCCCCCGAGCTGCCCGAGGAGGAGGAGAGCGATCCGGCCGACTTCCCCGCCTACCGGATCGGCGCGGTCTACCCGCCGCCGCCGGCCGGCTGGGCGCTGCGGGTGACCGGCCTCGTCGCGCGGCCGCTCGCGCTCGGCCTGGACGACCTGCGGCGCCTCCCGGCGGCGCGCACCCGCGTCCGGCACCACTGCGTGGAGGGCTGGTCGGCGGTGGCCTCCTGGGACGGGGTGCGGCTCTCGGAGGTGGCGCGGCTCGCCGGCGTCGACCCGCGCGCCCGCTACGTCGAGTTCCGCTCCTTCGAGCCCGGCTACTTCTCCTCCTGGGACCTCGAGAGCGCGCTCCACCCGCAGACGCTCCTCGCCTACGGCATGAACGGCGCGCCGCTCGCCCGGGAGTACGGGGCGCCGCTCCGCCTCTACTCGGCGGTGAAGCTCGGCTACAAGATGGTGAAGTACCTCGCGGAGGTGAGCTTCCTGCCGGTGCGCACCGGCGGGTACTGGGAGGACCAGGGCTACGAGTGGTTCGCGGGCGTCTGA
- the sppA gene encoding signal peptide peptidase SppA, giving the protein MSEEQKPPEGAGPSASPGEPLPTSPPPPPAAPAGQASQPSWGGPPPVPPAPATWAAAPPPVLPPPAPPRRDRAALAVVLFVFGGLLVVFFAFLLLAYGAVRGEGPRLGGGPRIGVVEVKGEIGAGARGSVDPDETLRVIKRYLDDADMKAIVVRIDSPGGAVAPSQEIYDELKKLAEKKTVVCSMGNLAASGGFYIAMACPHILAEPGTLTGSIGVISQFANVKGLAERFNVKMETIKSGKLKDAGNPFRDMTAEDRAYWQSLIDQVYLQFLQAVVESRDLPEAEVRKIADGRVLTGQQAQELGLIDELGNFNDAVDTAKEEAGLTGEPRLVYPPEGRSRIFEELLGGAVHSVADAVRSEIHHEAGAAASPGVYYLAR; this is encoded by the coding sequence ATGAGCGAAGAGCAGAAGCCTCCCGAAGGCGCCGGGCCGTCCGCCAGCCCCGGCGAGCCCCTCCCCACCTCGCCGCCGCCCCCTCCGGCCGCCCCCGCCGGCCAGGCCTCGCAGCCGAGCTGGGGCGGACCGCCGCCGGTCCCGCCGGCGCCGGCGACCTGGGCCGCGGCGCCCCCGCCCGTCCTCCCGCCGCCGGCCCCGCCGCGGCGCGACCGGGCCGCGCTGGCGGTGGTGCTCTTCGTCTTCGGCGGCCTGCTGGTCGTGTTCTTCGCCTTCCTGCTGCTCGCCTACGGCGCGGTGCGAGGGGAGGGGCCGCGGCTCGGCGGCGGCCCGCGCATCGGGGTGGTGGAGGTGAAGGGCGAGATCGGCGCCGGCGCGCGCGGCTCGGTCGACCCCGACGAGACGCTCCGGGTCATCAAGCGCTACCTCGACGACGCCGACATGAAGGCGATCGTGGTCCGGATCGACTCGCCCGGCGGCGCGGTGGCGCCGAGCCAGGAGATCTACGACGAGCTCAAGAAGCTCGCCGAGAAGAAGACCGTGGTGTGCTCGATGGGGAACCTGGCCGCGTCGGGCGGCTTCTACATCGCCATGGCCTGCCCGCACATCCTGGCCGAGCCCGGCACGCTCACCGGCTCCATCGGCGTCATCTCGCAGTTCGCCAACGTGAAGGGGCTCGCCGAGCGCTTCAACGTGAAGATGGAGACGATCAAGAGCGGCAAGCTCAAGGACGCCGGCAACCCGTTCCGCGACATGACGGCGGAGGACCGCGCCTACTGGCAGTCGCTCATCGACCAGGTCTACCTCCAGTTCCTGCAGGCGGTGGTGGAGTCGCGCGACCTGCCGGAGGCCGAGGTGCGCAAGATCGCCGACGGCCGCGTCCTCACCGGCCAGCAGGCGCAGGAGCTCGGCCTCATCGACGAGCTCGGCAACTTCAACGACGCGGTGGACACCGCCAAGGAGGAGGCCGGGCTCACCGGCGAGCCGCGCCTGGTCTACCCGCCCGAGGGGCGCTCGCGCATCTTCGAGGAGCTGCTCGGCGGCGCCGTGCACTCGGTGGCGGACGCGGTGCGGAGCGAGATCCACCACGAGGCCGGGGCCGCGGCCTCTCCCGGCGTGTACTACCTCGCGAGGTAG
- a CDS encoding HIT family protein, which translates to MVVHRSARSFAVLNRYPYNSGHLMVIPRAHVADLDLLGAEELHDLHEELRLASRVLRATYQPEGLNIGMNLGRVAGAGIADHLHYHLVPRWNGDTNFMPVLADTRVMIEHLDGAWQRLRAGFERA; encoded by the coding sequence CTGGTCGTCCACCGCAGCGCGCGCTCGTTCGCGGTGCTGAACCGCTACCCCTACAACTCGGGCCACCTCATGGTGATCCCGCGCGCCCACGTCGCCGACCTCGACCTGCTCGGCGCGGAGGAGCTCCACGACCTGCACGAGGAGCTCCGGCTCGCCTCCCGGGTCCTGCGCGCCACCTACCAGCCGGAGGGGCTCAACATCGGGATGAACCTGGGCCGGGTGGCGGGCGCCGGCATCGCCGACCACCTCCACTACCACCTCGTCCCGCGCTGGAACGGCGACACGAACTTCATGCCGGTGCTGGCGGACACGCGGGTCATGATCGAGCACCTCGACGGCGCCTGGCAGCGGCTGCGCGCGGGGTTCGAGCGGGCGTGA
- a CDS encoding arginine--tRNA ligase — translation MIRDHVIALFEKALARGAAEGRWPALAGGFTVEPPRDPKHGDFAVNAAMVLAKPAQKPPRELAQALVEVVREIDAAGDVASMEVAGPGFVNVRLAPDLWYRALGEVERQGAAFGRTSVGKGKKVIVEYVSANPTGPMHVGHGRNAVTGDGVARLLQWSGHEVTREYYVNDYGAQVQTLARSVHLRYQQLLGRAVEMPPKSYPGEYVIDVARALKEEHGARFLDAPEADWLALFRDRAVAHVLELIRGDLAVLDITFDVWSSEKALYASGDVERFLAQLEAKGLVYVGKLPPPKSKKGAPPPPPQPDEEGVSVSDDLTLFRSSQFGDEVDRPVKKSDGTPTYFCADIAYHWQKRQRAEALVDVLGADHGGYVPRLQAALQALGYDRKDLHVVLIQMVNLTRGGEAVKMSKRAGTVVSLREVVEEVGADATRFLFFTRRADAQLDFDLELAKQQTLDNPVFYVQYGHARLASILRKAAEAGLPPPAFDLAAARALVLPEEQDLLRRIVSFPDVLAGAAVAYEPHRVAYWLHETIAAFHAYYTGGKKSGERVIGPDPVKTAARLYLCSALKQALANGLSALGVSAPERMESRDLAEE, via the coding sequence ATGATCAGGGACCACGTCATCGCGCTGTTCGAGAAGGCGCTCGCGCGCGGCGCCGCCGAGGGGCGCTGGCCGGCGCTCGCGGGCGGGTTCACGGTGGAGCCGCCGCGCGACCCCAAGCACGGCGACTTCGCGGTGAACGCCGCGATGGTGCTGGCGAAGCCGGCCCAGAAGCCGCCGCGCGAGCTGGCGCAGGCGCTGGTCGAGGTGGTGCGGGAGATCGACGCGGCGGGCGACGTCGCCTCGATGGAGGTGGCGGGGCCCGGCTTCGTCAACGTGCGGCTCGCCCCCGACCTCTGGTACCGCGCGCTCGGCGAGGTCGAGCGGCAGGGCGCGGCGTTCGGCCGGACGTCGGTGGGGAAGGGGAAGAAGGTCATCGTCGAGTACGTGTCGGCGAACCCCACCGGCCCCATGCACGTGGGCCACGGGCGCAACGCCGTCACGGGCGACGGGGTGGCGCGGCTGCTCCAGTGGAGCGGGCACGAGGTCACCCGCGAGTACTACGTCAACGACTACGGCGCCCAGGTGCAGACGCTGGCGCGCTCCGTCCACCTCCGGTACCAGCAGCTCCTCGGGCGCGCGGTGGAGATGCCGCCCAAGAGCTATCCGGGGGAGTACGTGATCGACGTCGCGCGCGCCCTGAAGGAGGAGCACGGGGCGCGCTTCCTCGACGCGCCCGAGGCGGACTGGCTGGCGCTCTTCCGCGACCGCGCGGTGGCGCACGTCCTCGAGCTCATCCGCGGCGACCTGGCCGTGCTCGACATCACCTTCGACGTCTGGTCGTCCGAGAAGGCGCTCTACGCCTCCGGCGACGTGGAGCGCTTCCTCGCCCAGCTCGAGGCGAAGGGGCTCGTCTACGTCGGCAAGCTCCCGCCCCCGAAGTCGAAGAAGGGCGCGCCGCCGCCCCCGCCGCAGCCGGACGAGGAGGGCGTCTCCGTCTCCGACGACCTGACGCTCTTCCGCAGCTCGCAGTTCGGGGACGAGGTGGACCGGCCGGTCAAGAAGTCGGACGGGACGCCCACCTACTTCTGCGCCGACATCGCCTACCACTGGCAGAAGCGGCAGCGGGCGGAGGCGCTGGTGGACGTCCTCGGCGCCGACCACGGCGGCTACGTGCCCCGGCTGCAGGCCGCGCTGCAGGCGCTCGGCTACGACCGGAAGGACCTGCACGTGGTCCTCATCCAGATGGTGAACCTCACCCGCGGCGGCGAGGCGGTGAAGATGTCGAAGCGCGCCGGCACGGTGGTGAGCCTGCGCGAGGTGGTGGAGGAGGTGGGCGCCGACGCCACCCGGTTCCTCTTCTTCACCCGGCGCGCCGACGCCCAGCTCGACTTCGACCTCGAGCTCGCCAAGCAGCAGACGCTCGACAACCCGGTGTTCTACGTGCAGTACGGCCACGCCCGCCTGGCGAGCATCCTCCGGAAGGCCGCCGAGGCCGGGCTCCCGCCGCCGGCCTTCGACCTGGCCGCGGCGCGCGCCCTCGTGCTGCCCGAGGAGCAGGATCTGCTGCGCCGCATCGTCTCCTTCCCCGACGTGCTGGCCGGGGCCGCGGTCGCCTACGAGCCGCACCGGGTCGCCTACTGGCTGCACGAGACCATCGCCGCCTTCCACGCCTACTACACCGGCGGGAAGAAGAGCGGGGAGCGCGTCATCGGCCCCGACCCGGTGAAGACCGCGGCGCGCCTCTACCTGTGCAGCGCGCTGAAGCAAGCGCTCGCGAACGGGCTCTCGGCGCTGGGCGTCTCCGCGCCGGAGCGGATGGAGTCGCGCGACCTCGCCGAGGAGTAG
- a CDS encoding SPOR domain-containing protein: protein MRRQRSGLALGATRAAALLAVALAMLGGAFLLGVSVGRQAAAVAPATPVATRAALDHLDDLPAMRDEAPPVLKAPQVLTDTRPVEKAMPLAPAKLVPTPTPTSTPTSTSTPTSIPTSTSAATATAAAASPKQPGASPPSPRAGAERASPPAAPPGAFTIQVASSASRADAERFAARLAGKDPRVVAADVPGKGRWYRVQLGSYPTQELARKALPELARAGVRGLVVTASR from the coding sequence GTGCGGCGACAGCGTTCGGGGCTCGCGCTCGGCGCCACGCGCGCGGCCGCGCTGCTCGCGGTGGCGCTGGCGATGCTGGGCGGGGCGTTCCTGCTCGGCGTGTCGGTCGGCCGCCAGGCCGCGGCGGTGGCGCCGGCGACGCCGGTGGCGACCCGCGCTGCCCTCGACCACCTCGACGACCTGCCGGCGATGCGCGACGAGGCGCCGCCGGTGCTCAAGGCGCCGCAGGTGCTGACCGACACCCGGCCGGTCGAGAAGGCGATGCCGCTCGCGCCGGCGAAGCTGGTCCCGACCCCGACCCCGACCTCGACCCCGACCTCGACCTCGACCCCGACCTCGATCCCGACCTCGACCTCGGCGGCGACCGCGACCGCGGCGGCCGCGAGCCCGAAGCAGCCGGGCGCGTCGCCTCCTTCGCCGCGCGCCGGCGCGGAGAGGGCTTCCCCACCCGCCGCGCCTCCCGGCGCCTTCACCATCCAGGTGGCCTCGTCCGCCAGCCGCGCCGACGCGGAGCGCTTCGCGGCGCGCCTCGCCGGCAAGGACCCCCGCGTCGTCGCGGCGGACGTCCCCGGGAAGGGCCGCTGGTACCGCGTCCAGCTCGGCTCCTACCCCACGCAGGAGCTGGCCCGGAAGGCGCTGCCCGAGCTCGCCCGCGCCGGCGTCCGCGGCCTGGTGGTGACCGCGTCGCGGTGA
- a CDS encoding cupin domain-containing protein: MKTFDQPKRVEKPWGHELWWAQTDRYVGKLLHVKAGHQLSLQYHRKKDETIHLWSGQLTLVLDEDGSGLTEHRLSPGESYRVKPGTKHRMIAVTDCDILEASTPEVEDVVRLEDSYGRAG, translated from the coding sequence ATGAAGACCTTCGACCAGCCCAAGCGCGTCGAGAAGCCGTGGGGCCACGAGCTGTGGTGGGCCCAGACCGACCGCTACGTCGGCAAGCTGCTCCACGTGAAGGCAGGCCACCAGCTCTCGCTCCAGTACCACCGGAAGAAGGACGAGACGATCCACCTCTGGAGCGGCCAGCTCACCCTGGTGCTCGACGAGGACGGCTCGGGGCTCACCGAGCACCGGCTCTCGCCCGGCGAGAGCTACCGCGTGAAGCCCGGCACCAAGCACCGGATGATCGCCGTCACCGACTGCGACATCCTCGAGGCCTCCACCCCGGAGGTCGAGGACGTCGTGCGGCTCGAGGACTCCTACGGGCGGGCGGGGTAG
- a CDS encoding DUF4339 domain-containing protein, with translation MTPRAPARYVIRNRQGEELVCPSLADLHALYAQGFLSDDDLVRQEGAERWTPAGRMPALHGVRDRRADPRRMLVVLAAAMILALALALLARGLR, from the coding sequence ATGACCCCGCGGGCGCCGGCGCGCTACGTCATCAGGAACCGGCAGGGCGAGGAGCTCGTGTGCCCGAGCCTCGCAGACCTGCACGCGCTCTATGCCCAGGGCTTCCTGTCCGACGACGACCTGGTGCGGCAGGAGGGGGCGGAGCGCTGGACGCCGGCCGGGCGCATGCCGGCCTTGCACGGCGTCCGCGACCGGCGCGCCGATCCGCGCCGGATGCTGGTGGTGCTGGCGGCGGCGATGATCCTCGCGCTCGCGCTGGCGCTGCTCGCGCGCGGGCTGCGCTGA
- a CDS encoding NAD(P)/FAD-dependent oxidoreductase gives MRYRVVNIPLWLDEDEALLVSRAAEKLGVGRGALRDVAVLRRSLDARKKGHPRWLVNLEVSLEGELAGARPDVSPAPAPEPEPGPVRAPELPPVILGAGPAGLFCAHALLARGVRSIVVDRGKRVEPRRLDVTRLMRSGELDPESNMSFGEGGAGAYTDGKLGTRIHHPAVRRVVELFAHYGGVSRILAEGKPHVGSDLLPGAVSAMRAELEAGGCEFHWNARAVDLELREGRVRGLVLADGRTLPCDRLVLAPGNSARELFELFAARGWPIEAKPFAVGFRAEHPQALIDQIQYGAAAGRPGLPPADYKLADNPRVEGQARGVFSFCMCPGGVVVPTPTEPGLQCTNGMSNSHRSSRLANAGVVAAVSPADFEAEGFHGPLAGLAWQRKWEARAYALGGGGYRAPAQRIADYVAGRPGQPPGRSSYPPGLVHADLATLYPPQVQAALRDGLRAFERRMRGYLTGEAVLIGVESRTSSPCRLVRGEDYQAPGLGGVYPAGEGAGYAGGIVSSAVDGLRAAEAICAELGPA, from the coding sequence ATGCGCTACCGCGTCGTCAACATTCCCCTCTGGCTCGACGAGGACGAGGCGCTGCTCGTCTCCCGCGCCGCCGAGAAGCTCGGCGTCGGGCGCGGCGCGCTGCGCGACGTGGCCGTGCTCCGCCGCTCGCTCGACGCCCGGAAGAAGGGCCACCCGCGCTGGCTCGTGAACCTCGAGGTGTCGCTGGAAGGCGAGCTGGCGGGCGCGCGCCCGGACGTCTCGCCAGCCCCGGCGCCCGAGCCCGAGCCCGGCCCGGTGCGCGCGCCCGAGCTGCCGCCGGTCATCCTGGGCGCCGGGCCCGCCGGGCTCTTCTGCGCCCACGCGCTGCTCGCGCGCGGCGTGCGCTCGATCGTGGTCGACCGCGGGAAGCGCGTCGAGCCGCGCCGGCTCGACGTGACCCGGCTCATGCGCAGCGGCGAGCTCGATCCCGAGTCGAACATGAGCTTCGGCGAGGGCGGCGCCGGCGCCTACACCGACGGCAAGCTGGGGACGCGCATCCACCACCCGGCGGTGCGGCGGGTGGTGGAGCTCTTCGCGCACTACGGCGGCGTGTCCCGCATCCTGGCGGAGGGGAAGCCGCACGTCGGCTCCGACCTGCTGCCCGGGGCCGTCTCGGCCATGCGCGCCGAGCTGGAGGCGGGCGGCTGCGAGTTCCACTGGAACGCCCGGGCGGTCGACCTCGAGCTGCGCGAGGGGCGCGTGCGCGGGCTCGTGCTCGCCGACGGCCGCACCCTCCCCTGCGACCGGCTGGTGCTCGCGCCGGGGAACAGCGCCCGCGAGCTGTTCGAGCTCTTCGCCGCGCGCGGCTGGCCCATCGAGGCGAAGCCGTTCGCGGTCGGCTTCCGCGCCGAGCACCCCCAGGCGCTCATCGACCAGATCCAGTACGGCGCCGCGGCCGGCCGGCCCGGCCTCCCGCCCGCCGACTACAAGCTCGCCGACAACCCGCGCGTCGAGGGCCAGGCGCGCGGCGTCTTCTCGTTCTGCATGTGCCCGGGCGGCGTGGTGGTGCCGACCCCCACCGAGCCCGGCCTCCAGTGCACCAACGGGATGTCGAACTCGCACCGCAGCTCCCGCCTGGCCAACGCGGGCGTGGTGGCCGCGGTGAGCCCGGCCGACTTCGAGGCCGAGGGCTTCCACGGGCCGCTGGCGGGCCTCGCCTGGCAGCGCAAGTGGGAGGCGCGCGCCTACGCGCTGGGCGGCGGAGGGTACCGGGCTCCCGCGCAGCGCATCGCCGACTACGTGGCGGGCCGGCCCGGCCAGCCGCCCGGGAGGTCGTCCTACCCGCCCGGCCTGGTCCACGCCGACCTGGCGACGCTCTACCCGCCCCAGGTCCAGGCCGCCCTGCGCGACGGCCTGCGCGCCTTCGAGCGGCGGATGCGCGGCTACCTCACCGGCGAGGCGGTCCTCATCGGCGTCGAGTCGCGCACCAGCTCCCCCTGCCGCCTCGTCCGCGGCGAGGACTACCAGGCCCCGGGCCTGGGCGGCGTCTACCCCGCCGGCGAGGGCGCCGGCTACGCGGGCGGCATCGTCTCCTCGGCGGTGGACGGGCTGCGCGCGGCGGAGGCCATCTGCGCGGAGCTGGGCCCGGCATGA
- the gap gene encoding type I glyceraldehyde-3-phosphate dehydrogenase yields MARIAINGFGRIGRCIVRAALERGEKDLEFVSINDLTDTKTLAHLLKYDSVHGVLDAEVKATEKGIVVNGKEIQVTAVKNPGELPHGANKVDLVLECTGLFTERAKAEAHLAAGAPRVLISAPGKNVDITVAYGINHEQLDRAKHKVISNASCTTNCLTPVAKVLLESFGIKRGLMTTIHSYTNDQNLLDLPHKDLRRARAAALSMIPSTTGAAKAVAEVIPQLKGKLHGTAVRVPTPNVSLVDLTVETEKPVTAESINAAFQAAARGPLKGVLQYSDEPTVSVDYNGNPHSSIFDATSTFVIDGTFAKVFAWYDNEWGFSNRMVDVAKYLTK; encoded by the coding sequence ATGGCGCGGATCGCTATCAACGGCTTCGGTCGCATCGGGCGCTGCATCGTACGCGCCGCGCTGGAGCGGGGGGAGAAGGACCTCGAGTTCGTCTCCATCAACGACCTCACCGACACGAAGACGCTCGCCCACCTGCTCAAGTACGACTCGGTCCACGGCGTCCTCGACGCCGAGGTGAAGGCGACCGAGAAGGGCATCGTGGTCAACGGCAAGGAGATCCAGGTCACCGCGGTGAAGAACCCGGGTGAGCTGCCGCACGGCGCCAACAAGGTGGACCTCGTCCTCGAGTGCACCGGACTCTTCACCGAGCGGGCCAAGGCCGAGGCGCACCTCGCCGCCGGCGCCCCGCGCGTGCTCATCTCGGCCCCTGGCAAGAACGTCGACATCACGGTCGCCTACGGCATCAACCACGAGCAGCTCGACCGCGCGAAGCACAAGGTCATCTCGAACGCCTCCTGCACCACCAACTGCCTCACCCCGGTGGCCAAGGTCCTGCTCGAGAGCTTCGGCATCAAGCGCGGCCTCATGACCACCATCCACAGCTACACCAACGACCAGAACCTGCTCGACCTGCCGCACAAGGACCTGCGCCGGGCCCGCGCCGCCGCCCTGTCGATGATCCCCTCCACCACCGGCGCCGCCAAGGCGGTGGCCGAGGTGATCCCGCAGCTCAAGGGGAAGCTCCACGGCACCGCCGTCCGCGTCCCGACGCCCAACGTCTCGCTGGTGGACCTCACCGTCGAAACCGAGAAGCCGGTGACCGCCGAGAGCATCAACGCGGCCTTCCAGGCGGCGGCCCGCGGGCCGCTCAAGGGCGTGCTGCAGTACTCGGACGAGCCGACCGTCTCCGTCGACTACAACGGCAACCCGCACTCCTCGATCTTCGACGCGACGAGCACGTTCGTCATCGACGGGACGTTCGCGAAGGTCTTCGCCTGGTACGACAACGAGTGGGGCTTCTCGAACCGGATGGTCGACGTCGCCAAGTACCTCACCAAGTGA
- a CDS encoding phosphoglycerate kinase produces the protein MALRTLDALQLAGKRVFIRVDFNVPLDEAGKVSDDRRIRAALPTIRRAVEQRAKVILASHLGRPKGKPEDKKKYTLLPVAERLQELLDQEIVFADDCIGDGVKKLVKELKDGQVLLLENLRFHPEEEANDEGFAKELASLADVWVNDAFGTAHRAHASTAGMAKFVKEKAAGYLIQKEVEYLGKALLRPEKPFVAILGGAKVSDKIKVLENLLAKADAVCIGGAMAYTFLKAEGVPVGKSKVEEDKLDLARAILEKAKARGVDFMLPVDHVCGAEATATAKREVVNDRAIPDGLIGLDIGPKTLDRYRQRVLSAKTVFWNGPMGLFEQKPWAEGTFGVARAMAESPAVTVVGGGDSAAAVEEAGLVPKMKHVSTGGGASLEFVEGRVLPGIQVLES, from the coding sequence ATGGCGCTCAGGACCCTCGACGCGCTCCAGCTCGCCGGGAAGCGCGTCTTCATCCGCGTCGACTTCAACGTCCCGCTCGACGAAGCCGGGAAGGTCTCGGACGACCGGCGCATCCGCGCCGCCCTGCCCACCATCCGCCGCGCGGTGGAGCAGCGGGCGAAGGTCATCCTGGCCTCGCACCTCGGGCGGCCGAAGGGCAAGCCCGAGGACAAGAAGAAGTACACGCTGCTCCCGGTGGCCGAGCGGCTGCAAGAGCTGCTCGACCAGGAGATCGTGTTCGCCGACGACTGCATCGGCGACGGGGTGAAGAAGCTCGTCAAGGAGCTCAAGGACGGGCAGGTGCTCCTGCTCGAGAACCTGCGCTTCCACCCCGAGGAGGAGGCGAACGACGAGGGGTTCGCGAAGGAGCTGGCGAGCCTCGCCGACGTGTGGGTGAACGACGCGTTCGGCACCGCCCACCGCGCCCACGCCTCCACCGCCGGCATGGCGAAGTTCGTGAAGGAGAAGGCGGCCGGGTACCTCATCCAGAAGGAGGTCGAGTACCTGGGCAAGGCGCTCCTGCGCCCGGAGAAGCCGTTCGTCGCCATCCTGGGCGGCGCCAAGGTCTCCGACAAGATCAAGGTGCTCGAGAACCTGCTCGCCAAGGCCGACGCGGTCTGCATCGGCGGCGCCATGGCCTACACCTTCCTCAAGGCCGAGGGCGTGCCGGTCGGGAAGAGCAAGGTCGAGGAGGACAAGCTCGACCTCGCCCGCGCCATCCTCGAGAAGGCGAAGGCGCGCGGGGTGGACTTCATGCTGCCGGTGGACCACGTCTGCGGCGCCGAGGCCACCGCGACCGCGAAGCGCGAGGTGGTGAACGACCGGGCCATCCCGGACGGCCTCATCGGCCTCGACATCGGCCCGAAGACGCTCGACCGGTACCGGCAGCGCGTGCTCTCCGCCAAGACCGTCTTCTGGAACGGCCCCATGGGCCTCTTCGAGCAGAAGCCGTGGGCGGAGGGCACGTTCGGCGTCGCCCGCGCCATGGCCGAGTCGCCGGCGGTGACGGTGGTGGGCGGCGGCGACAGCGCGGCGGCGGTCGAGGAGGCCGGGCTGGTCCCGAAGATGAAGCACGTCTCCACCGGCGGCGGCGCCAGCCTCGAGTTCGTCGAGGGGCGCGTCCTCCCCGGCATCCAGGTGCTGGAGAGCTAG